A portion of the Tachysurus fulvidraco isolate hzauxx_2018 chromosome 8, HZAU_PFXX_2.0, whole genome shotgun sequence genome contains these proteins:
- the ube2d1b gene encoding ubiquitin-conjugating enzyme E2 D1b isoform X2, which translates to MALKRIQKELQDLQRDPPAQCSAGPVGDDLFHWQATIMGPTDSPYQGGVFFLTIHFPTDYPFKPPKVAFTTKIYHPNINSNGSICLDILRSQWSPALTVSKVLLSICSLLCDPNPDDPLVPDIAHIYKSDKEKYNRLAREWTQKYAM; encoded by the exons ATGGCGTTAAAAAGAATACAGAAG GAGCTTCAAGATTTGCAAAGGGATCCTCCGGCACAGTGCTCGGCTGGACCCGTCGGAGACGACT tGTTTCACTGGCAGGCAACGATAATGGGACCT ACCGACAGTCCGTACCAAGGCGGGGTCTTCTTCCTCACCATCCACTTTCCCACAGATTATCCCTTCAAGCCTCCGAAG GTAGCATTCACGACGAAAATCTACCACCCGAACATAAACAGTAACGGAAGTATTTGCTTGGACATCTTGAGGTCACAGTGGTCCCCGGCGCTAACCGTTTCAAAAG tTCTGTTGTCCATCTGCTCCCTGCTCTGTGACCCAAACCCTGATGACCCCTTAGTCCCAGACATAGCACACATCTACAAGTCAGACAAAGAAAA atacaACAGACTAGCACGAGAATGGACCCAAAAGTATGCAATGTGA
- the ube2d1b gene encoding ubiquitin-conjugating enzyme E2 D1b isoform X1 — protein MWELQDLQRDPPAQCSAGPVGDDLFHWQATIMGPTDSPYQGGVFFLTIHFPTDYPFKPPKVAFTTKIYHPNINSNGSICLDILRSQWSPALTVSKVLLSICSLLCDPNPDDPLVPDIAHIYKSDKEKYNRLAREWTQKYAM, from the exons ATGTGG GAGCTTCAAGATTTGCAAAGGGATCCTCCGGCACAGTGCTCGGCTGGACCCGTCGGAGACGACT tGTTTCACTGGCAGGCAACGATAATGGGACCT ACCGACAGTCCGTACCAAGGCGGGGTCTTCTTCCTCACCATCCACTTTCCCACAGATTATCCCTTCAAGCCTCCGAAG GTAGCATTCACGACGAAAATCTACCACCCGAACATAAACAGTAACGGAAGTATTTGCTTGGACATCTTGAGGTCACAGTGGTCCCCGGCGCTAACCGTTTCAAAAG tTCTGTTGTCCATCTGCTCCCTGCTCTGTGACCCAAACCCTGATGACCCCTTAGTCCCAGACATAGCACACATCTACAAGTCAGACAAAGAAAA atacaACAGACTAGCACGAGAATGGACCCAAAAGTATGCAATGTGA
- the ube2d1b gene encoding ubiquitin-conjugating enzyme E2 D1b isoform X3, giving the protein MGPTDSPYQGGVFFLTIHFPTDYPFKPPKVAFTTKIYHPNINSNGSICLDILRSQWSPALTVSKVLLSICSLLCDPNPDDPLVPDIAHIYKSDKEKYNRLAREWTQKYAM; this is encoded by the exons ATGGGACCT ACCGACAGTCCGTACCAAGGCGGGGTCTTCTTCCTCACCATCCACTTTCCCACAGATTATCCCTTCAAGCCTCCGAAG GTAGCATTCACGACGAAAATCTACCACCCGAACATAAACAGTAACGGAAGTATTTGCTTGGACATCTTGAGGTCACAGTGGTCCCCGGCGCTAACCGTTTCAAAAG tTCTGTTGTCCATCTGCTCCCTGCTCTGTGACCCAAACCCTGATGACCCCTTAGTCCCAGACATAGCACACATCTACAAGTCAGACAAAGAAAA atacaACAGACTAGCACGAGAATGGACCCAAAAGTATGCAATGTGA
- the tfam gene encoding transcription factor A, mitochondrial isoform X1, with translation MAPFGLMTVGANLLSRTLGLFSTAVSVRCSCVTSALKHFSTTAGGPPKRPLTAYMRYVKEQQPIVGRQNPDIKAVDIVRKIALQWRTLTVEEKQPFEDASIAAREQYKVDVKVYKDQLTPAQSAAIAEEKRQKKAKRRAIRKKRELNSLGKPKRPRTAFNIFMAEHFEEAKGSTMPGKMKSLFDDWKSLSLSQKQIYTQLAEDDKVRYKNEMKTWEEHMTELGREDLVRRKESRRKKAATKRGKKKPRVKVLKAKTSVKKTSEGKKTVSAETKTSSTKK, from the exons ATGGCTCCATTCGGCTTGATGACAGTTGGCGCTAATCTTTTAAGCAGAACTTTGGGGTTGTTTTCGACTGCAGTTAGTGTGAG GTGCTCTTGTGTCACTTCAGCATTAAAACACTTCAGCACTACAGCTGGTGGTCCTCCAAAAAGACCCCTGACTGCATACATGCGATATGTGAAGGAACAGCAGCCCATCGTTGGCAGACAGAATCCAG ACATCAAAGCTGTGGACATTGTCCGAAAGATCGCCCTGCAGTGGAGGACTCTTACAGTGGAGGAAAAACAG CCTTTCGAAGACGCGTCCATCGCAGCGAGGGAGCAGTACAAAGTTGACGTGAAGGTGTACAAGGATCAGCTCACGCCTGCGCAGTCTGCAGCTATCGCAGAGGAGAAACGACAGAAGAAGGCAAAAAGACGAGCAATCAGGAAGAAGAGG GAACTCAACAGTCTCGGCAAACCCAAACGCCCCAGAACGGCCTTCAACATCTTCATGGCGGAGCACTTTGAAGAAGCAAAAGGAAGCACGATGCCG ggCAAAATGAAGTCTCTGTTTGACGACTGGAAAAGTTTGTCCTTATCACAGAAACAA atctACACACAGCTAGCAGAGGATGATAAAGTACGTTATAAAAACGAGATGAAGACTTGGGAGGAGCACATGACTGAACTCGGGAGGGAGGATCTGGTCCGACGGAAGGAGTCGCGACGCAAGAAAGCGGCGACAAAAAGAGGCAAAAAGAAACCGAGAGTTAAAGTGTTGAAGGCCAAAACGTCTGTGAAGAAAACATCAGAGGGGAAAAAGACTGTTTCTGCTGAGACAAAAACAAGTAGCACTAAGAAGTGA
- the tfam gene encoding transcription factor A, mitochondrial isoform X2, which translates to MAPFGLMTVGANLLSRTLGLFSTAVSVRCSCVTSALKHFSTTAGGPPKRPLTAYMRYVKEQQPIVGRQNPDIKAVDIVRKIALQWRTLTVEEKQPFEDASIAAREQYKVDVKVYKDQLTPAQSAAIAEEKRQKKAKRRAIRKKRELNSLGKPKRPRTAFNIFMAEHFEEAKGSTMPGKMKSLFDDWKSLSLSQKQIYTQLAEDDKVRYKNEMKTWEEHMTELGREDLVRRKESRRKKAATKRGKKKPRVKVLKKTVSAETKTSSTKK; encoded by the exons ATGGCTCCATTCGGCTTGATGACAGTTGGCGCTAATCTTTTAAGCAGAACTTTGGGGTTGTTTTCGACTGCAGTTAGTGTGAG GTGCTCTTGTGTCACTTCAGCATTAAAACACTTCAGCACTACAGCTGGTGGTCCTCCAAAAAGACCCCTGACTGCATACATGCGATATGTGAAGGAACAGCAGCCCATCGTTGGCAGACAGAATCCAG ACATCAAAGCTGTGGACATTGTCCGAAAGATCGCCCTGCAGTGGAGGACTCTTACAGTGGAGGAAAAACAG CCTTTCGAAGACGCGTCCATCGCAGCGAGGGAGCAGTACAAAGTTGACGTGAAGGTGTACAAGGATCAGCTCACGCCTGCGCAGTCTGCAGCTATCGCAGAGGAGAAACGACAGAAGAAGGCAAAAAGACGAGCAATCAGGAAGAAGAGG GAACTCAACAGTCTCGGCAAACCCAAACGCCCCAGAACGGCCTTCAACATCTTCATGGCGGAGCACTTTGAAGAAGCAAAAGGAAGCACGATGCCG ggCAAAATGAAGTCTCTGTTTGACGACTGGAAAAGTTTGTCCTTATCACAGAAACAA atctACACACAGCTAGCAGAGGATGATAAAGTACGTTATAAAAACGAGATGAAGACTTGGGAGGAGCACATGACTGAACTCGGGAGGGAGGATCTGGTCCGACGGAAGGAGTCGCGACGCAAGAAAGCGGCGACAAAAAGAGGCAAAAAGAAACCGAGAGTTAAAGTGTT GAAAAAGACTGTTTCTGCTGAGACAAAAACAAGTAGCACTAAGAAGTGA